DNA from Spirochaetota bacterium:
CTCTCTGCGACGCGTCTCTGGCCGCGAAGTCGAGGAAGTTCGTGACGATCCTTCCACCGAACTCGCTTAAAATCGATTCGGGATGGAACTGAACACCGAAGATTTTCCGTTCATCGTCCTCGATGGACATCACGGTGCCGTCCTTTTGGGAGCGGGACGTGACATGGCGGCCGTCCATGGCCACGGCTAGGGAATGATAGCGCACCGCGGAAAAGGTTTCCGGCACATCGGTAAAGAGCACTGACCCGCCTGTCACCTCGATCCGGTCCACCTTGCCGTGCTGTATGGTGCCGGCCCTGACGATATCATACCCGAGGGTATAGGCGATGGCCTGCATGCCCAGGCACACCCCGAAGATCGGCTTCCGGCCCAGGTAATCGCCGATATAGCGGAGGGTGGTGCCGGAATTCTTCGGCGATGACGGCCCCGGGGATAGGATGATGCCTTCGTATTCTTCGGCCGGGACAAACCTGTCGTTCTTGACGACGGCGACATCGGCGCCACATTCGTTGAAAAGGGCCTTCAGGTTGTAGGTAAAGGAATCGTAGTTATCGATCATTAAATACATTACGTTTCTCCAGCGTGTTGATTGTCTGTATAGCCTGGAACAGGGCGCCCAGCTTGTTGCCCACCTCATGGTATTCCTTTTCCGGATCGCTGTCATAGACGATGCCGGCCCCGGCCCGAAGGATGACCCGGTCACGCTTGACGTAGGCGCTCCGGATGACGATGCAGGTGTCGATGACCTGGCTGTAGGAGAAATAGCCGGCGCACCCGGCGTAGAAGCCCCGGGGCGATTTCTCGTACCGGTCAATGAGCTCCATGGCCCGGACCTTGGGGGCGCCCGAAACGGTCCCTGCCGGGAAGGTGTTGCAGAAGAGCCGCAGGGGCGACATGTCGTCCCTCATTGTCCCCTGGACCTCGGAGACGATGTGGATCAGGTGGGAATAGACTTCGGGCTCGAAGGAGCTGACCACGGCGACGCTCTCCGGCGCGCACCCGGTGTAGAGGTCGTTCCGCGCCAGGTCCAGGAGCATGAGGTGCTCGGCCCGCTCCTTTTCGTCGGCCAGGAGCCTCGCTGAAATCTCGCCGATGGGGCGTCCGTCGATGCGGTAGGTCCCGGCTATCGGCTTCAGGGTCGCCGTGCGGTCCTGTATCTTCAGGTGCACCTCCGGGGAGGTGCCGCAGAGCACCTCGTCCCCGACCTTGATGTAGAACATGTAGGGGGACGGATTGATGTTGCGGAGCAGCCGGTACAGGTCAATGGGATTGATGGCGCAGGCGATCTCGTACTTGTTGGACAGGACCGTCTGGATGCATTCGCCGGCGATGATCTCCTCCTTGAGGGCGCGAACCGCCTCCATGTAGGAGTCCCGGTCGAATTCCTGGCGCTGCTCCGGCTCGTTGCCGGGGAGAAAGAATTTTTTATGGCTGTGCAGTATCTCTGCCGCCATTTCCAGGGTCCGATCCGAGGCCCTGGCATAGGCGTCCCGGGGGTCTTCGCCCGAGCCGGTGAGGACCGAGGAGGCCGCATAGAGCTTGCCCATGTGGTTGTCGAAAACGTAAAATTCATCGACCTGGAAAAACGCCATGGTGAGGCTTTCCGCGTCCTCCCGGACCTTTTCCCGGAGGGTCCCCATGTAATTGGCCATGTCGTATCCC
Protein-coding regions in this window:
- a CDS encoding aminodeoxychorismate/anthranilate synthase component II gives rise to the protein MYLMIDNYDSFTYNLKALFNECGADVAVVKNDRFVPAEEYEGIILSPGPSSPKNSGTTLRYIGDYLGRKPIFGVCLGMQAIAYTLGYDIVRAGTIQHGKVDRIEVTGGSVLFTDVPETFSAVRYHSLAVAMDGRHVTSRSQKDGTVMSIEDDERKIFGVQFHPESILSEFGGRIVTNFLDFAARDASQREIQKVGA
- a CDS encoding anthranilate synthase component I family protein, which codes for MLYPTLQQFTELSGRHRRVVLYREIAGDMITPISLLFNFSNAGNLFLLESANLDKSFSRYTFFGIRPRRVITFRKGALTVESRERGVERLDTNPIEYLVGELAGENSNKNAAMGNFCGGYVGFMGYDMANYMGTLREKVREDAESLTMAFFQVDEFYVFDNHMGKLYAASSVLTGSGEDPRDAYARASDRTLEMAAEILHSHKKFFLPGNEPEQRQEFDRDSYMEAVRALKEEIIAGECIQTVLSNKYEIACAINPIDLYRLLRNINPSPYMFYIKVGDEVLCGTSPEVHLKIQDRTATLKPIAGTYRIDGRPIGEISARLLADEKERAEHLMLLDLARNDLYTGCAPESVAVVSSFEPEVYSHLIHIVSEVQGTMRDDMSPLRLFCNTFPAGTVSGAPKVRAMELIDRYEKSPRGFYAGCAGYFSYSQVIDTCIVIRSAYVKRDRVILRAGAGIVYDSDPEKEYHEVGNKLGALFQAIQTINTLEKRNVFNDR